GTTTTCAAAGGAAGTGGCCCGTTACATAAAAGAGGAAAGGTACGAATCGAATCCGCAGCTGATCGATCAGCCGGACGGATCTCTTTTGCTCATTGTGACCACACGCGGCCCGGCCGAATTTTTGCGCTGGATGAAACAGTACGGAAAGCACGCGGAATTGCTGGAACCGGAGAGCTATCGCCAACAACTGCTGGAAGAAATTCGCGAGATGGAACAAAAATACAGCCGGTAGAACTTGCGTTCCCTGACAGAATGTGTCACGCTGACCGGTATAGTGAAGGTATCAACACCGGGAAAGGGGACACTGGGAGGGGTGCAAACTCAACGCGCCCTTGGGCGGTGATTGCCTGACCGTCCAGGAGAAGGGACAGCGAATTCGATGCAAACCCGATCCTGCCATCATCGAGGAACTGGTCGATTTTTTCCGGAATGTTGAGGGCGCAATAGTAGAGTATCATCAACGGAGGAGTCCAAGTGAGCGAACTGTTACTGATTCTGTCAATTGCGTTCAATGGTGTGGTGCTGCTGATCCTGCTCGTGAAAAAATCGGCTCCGCCTGCATCCGAGCATCTTCGGGAGCAGTTGGCGCTACTCGAGAAGGGAATCGACAAATTGGAGCAAGCGTTGCGCGACGAACTGGCACGCAACCGGGAAGAAGCGAGCAGGTCGGCGAAACTGGTGCGGGAAGAGATCACCCATTCGTTTGCCAATTTGAGCCATACGCTGCTTTCGAATCTGGGCGAGCTGGCGACGCAGCAGAAAAACCTGCTGGACAGTTTTTCCCGGCAACTGGCGGAACTGACGCAGATGAACGAGCAGAAGCTGGAAAAAGTCAGAGGCACGGTGGAACAGAAACTGACCCTGCTGCAGGAAGACAACAACAGGAAGCTGGAGCAGATGCGGCAGACGGTCGACGAGAAGCTGAACGAAACGTTGGAGAAGCGGCTTGGCGAATCGTTCAAGCTGGTGAGCGAGCGATTGGAGCAGGTGCACAAGGGGCTCGGCGAGATGCAAACGCTCGCGTCCGGCGTCGGCGACCTGAAAAAGGTGCTGACTAACGTCAAAACGAGGGGTACGCTGGGTGAAATTCAACTGGAAAATCTGCTGGAGCAAATTTTGACGGCCGAGCAATACGACAAGCAGGTGGCCATCAAACGGGGAAGCGGCGAGCGGGTCGATTTCGCGATCAAGCTGCCGGGAAAGGACGACAGTCAAAAACAGGTCTGGCTGCCGATCGATTGCAAATTCCCGCTGGACGATTACCAGCGGCTGCTCGATGCGCAGGAAGCAGGGGATTTGCAGGCGGCCAACGAAGCGGCGAAACTGCTGGAAAACCGCATCAGGCAGGAAGCGAAGGCGATTCAGGAAAAATACATCCAGCCGCCGCAGACGACCGATTTTGCCATCCTGTTCCTGCCGATCGAGGGGCTGTTCGCGGAAGTGTTGCGCCGCTCCGGCCTGTGGGAAACGCTGCAGCGCGATTACCGGGTGATCGTCACCGGGCCGACCACCATCACCGCCTTGCTGAACAGCCTGCAGATGGGGTTCCGCACACTGGCCATCCAAAAGCGTTCGAGCGAGGTGTGGCAACTGCTTGGCGCCGTGAAAACGGAATTTGCCCGCTTTGGCGCCATTCTGGAGAAAACGCAGAAAAAGCTGCAGGAAGCAAGCAACACGATCGAGGACGCCGCCAAAAAGTCCCGCACGATCGAACGCAAACTGCGTACGGTGGAAGAATTGCCGGCGGGAGAGGCGGACCGCCTGCTGCAGGAGCTGGAGATCGCGGGGGTGGAGTAGGTCGCGTCGCTGCCGTGCCGCATACGATGTACCAGTAGATGCGCGGAAGGGAGAAAAATCGTATGCGAACGGTGAAAGTAACGGTGGAGAAGGATCATTGGCTTGCCGCATTGCGTGCTCTGTTTGCAGGCGTTTGGGCGGCGCGGCCGGACCGGATGATCAGGCTGCGATTCGATTCAATCCATGATTTGTTGATCCTTATTGACGAGGATGCGGACAGCAGTTGCAAAATCTCGTTGCCGATGCGGCAGGAAGCAGCCTGCTCTAGGCTGGAGTGCCTGGTGCCTGCCGGGAAACTGGAACCGCTGAACCAACTTTTTCAATCAGGCAAGGGGGTGGTCACTGTAACCTGCCGGCTTACCACTCTCTCGTTTCAATTAGGAAACAAGCGGTTCCATGTACCCAACCGGATTGTCGGAGGATTGCCTGCCGAAAAAAAGCAGTCTGCGGCGGTTGACAGTCTGGACGGCCCACCGGAGGAGGGGATTGGGTTCGCGATTCCCGATCCTCAGGATCGGGTTGTTCGTTTCATGCTCGCCAACACGCGACTGTTGCTGGACGCTGTGGAATCATGCAAAAGTTCGGCGGTTCGTATGCAAATCGGCGACGGGGTGGTTCGCATCCAGATGCTGGAGTTTCCGGTGCAATCACGGGCGGCAGCCAACTATCTGCTGCCGGGAGAAGTGTTTTATAACCGATTGTTCCAGATGCCCGAGGGGGTGATCGTCAATGCTGCGATTGGCAGTAGGTTGCTTAGCTTTTCAAGCGTGGCGGCGGGAGTCCAACGGGAAATCACGATCAAGCCCTATCCCAGTACGACGCTGTATATTACGAAGTCCGATTTTGCCAAAAAACCGGGCCATGAGGACAGTTTATGGACGAATGTCAGCATGCTGACGGACAAAGAGCGGAGGAGACTGAAGATTTTTGACAATCAGCCGACCGCATCGAACTTGCAAGAACAGGCGCCCGTATCGGATGGACCCCAGCGCGATGCAGAGGAGGTACGTTTCCGTCCCGACCCGGAGAGGCCGCTCGGCGATGCAATCGAGATGGAATACCTGCCAATAACGGAAGCTCCGTCCGGCGATATATCGAAGGTGCCTGAACCTGCAACGGAGCTGGAATCTCCTGACGAGCTTGGGGACCCGGCAGCAGCGTCTCCACACCACACAACGGGCGCAAAACGTCTTTTCGAAGTTGAGCCTGGGGAAGAACCGTTGCCGGAGACGGCCGAATCGGCCCTCGAGTCGCTGGAAAAATTGCCCGGTCTCACACTCGTCAAAAAACAGATCCGGGAGATCGCACAGTTCGCCGCATTCCGGCAAAGAAGGGCGGAGGCGCTCGGCATCCCGGCGAATCCGCTGACGTTGCACATGGCGTTTCTTGGCAATCCGGGCACCGGCAAGACGATGGCCGCCCGCATGCTGGGGAAGATTTTCAAGGAGTTGGGGCTGCTCGCGAAAGGTCATGTGGTGGAGGTCGACCGCCAGTCGCTGGTCGGCGCCTATATGGGCCAGACGGAAGCGAATCTGCGGAAATGCGTAAAACGGGCGATCGGCGGCATTCTCTTGATCGACGAAGCGTATGCATTGTACAAAAAAGACTCTGGCAAGGACTTCGGACTGAACGTCATTCACGGCCTGGTCAAGGTGATGGAAGATTGCCGGGATCGGTTGGTGGTGATTTTGGCCGGTTACAAACAGGAAATGCAGGAGCTGCTGAACGCCAATCCGGGGCTGCGGGAGCGGATTCCGTTCCATCTCGAATTTCCCGACTTTACGGAGGAAGAATTGCTGCAGATCGGTGAGTATCTCGCCTTGCAGGATCATTACGTGCTGGCGGACGATGCGAAGGAAGCGTTGATCCGGCAAGCGAT
The nucleotide sequence above comes from Effusibacillus pohliae DSM 22757. Encoded proteins:
- the rmuC gene encoding DNA recombination protein RmuC, with the translated sequence MSELLLILSIAFNGVVLLILLVKKSAPPASEHLREQLALLEKGIDKLEQALRDELARNREEASRSAKLVREEITHSFANLSHTLLSNLGELATQQKNLLDSFSRQLAELTQMNEQKLEKVRGTVEQKLTLLQEDNNRKLEQMRQTVDEKLNETLEKRLGESFKLVSERLEQVHKGLGEMQTLASGVGDLKKVLTNVKTRGTLGEIQLENLLEQILTAEQYDKQVAIKRGSGERVDFAIKLPGKDDSQKQVWLPIDCKFPLDDYQRLLDAQEAGDLQAANEAAKLLENRIRQEAKAIQEKYIQPPQTTDFAILFLPIEGLFAEVLRRSGLWETLQRDYRVIVTGPTTITALLNSLQMGFRTLAIQKRSSEVWQLLGAVKTEFARFGAILEKTQKKLQEASNTIEDAAKKSRTIERKLRTVEELPAGEADRLLQELEIAGVE
- a CDS encoding AAA family ATPase — translated: MRTVKVTVEKDHWLAALRALFAGVWAARPDRMIRLRFDSIHDLLILIDEDADSSCKISLPMRQEAACSRLECLVPAGKLEPLNQLFQSGKGVVTVTCRLTTLSFQLGNKRFHVPNRIVGGLPAEKKQSAAVDSLDGPPEEGIGFAIPDPQDRVVRFMLANTRLLLDAVESCKSSAVRMQIGDGVVRIQMLEFPVQSRAAANYLLPGEVFYNRLFQMPEGVIVNAAIGSRLLSFSSVAAGVQREITIKPYPSTTLYITKSDFAKKPGHEDSLWTNVSMLTDKERRRLKIFDNQPTASNLQEQAPVSDGPQRDAEEVRFRPDPERPLGDAIEMEYLPITEAPSGDISKVPEPATELESPDELGDPAAASPHHTTGAKRLFEVEPGEEPLPETAESALESLEKLPGLTLVKKQIREIAQFAAFRQRRAEALGIPANPLTLHMAFLGNPGTGKTMAARMLGKIFKELGLLAKGHVVEVDRQSLVGAYMGQTEANLRKCVKRAIGGILLIDEAYALYKKDSGKDFGLNVIHGLVKVMEDCRDRLVVILAGYKQEMQELLNANPGLRERIPFHLEFPDFTEEELLQIGEYLALQDHYVLADDAKEALIRQAMRQKIDETFGNARTVRNLIEKAKIRHAVRAIAGEPSEAAYTTLTAADFADVDEESKSDSLGSVLAELDQLVGLERVKEWVRQIVDMLHLEQKRRQYGLTDEPITLHMAFTGNPGTGKTTVARLLGRILRHMGLLPKGHFVEASRKDLVAGYIGQTATKTADKIKEALGGVLFIDEAYALAGRGREDFGQEAIATLIKEMEDKKGRLTVILAGYPQEMEALFRLNPGLKSRVRFTIEFPDYTASELVEIVKRKAEATRYRLSEAAEEKLWGYFLRQCLASGGDFGNGRLAETIFEQAKMRMSRRISRLLGETKPELLCTITEEDIETD